A DNA window from Vigna angularis cultivar LongXiaoDou No.4 chromosome 1, ASM1680809v1, whole genome shotgun sequence contains the following coding sequences:
- the LOC108341349 gene encoding uncharacterized protein LOC108341349, protein MATEIKNSTVKPKSSAPDGSSKGKKDSSAVKKRVESASTKSEVKSKSTSSSSETTTKTTIKVRQKKVYTLHGQKHDPPEQKEPLRVFYESLSKQIPTSEMAEFWLMEHGMLSPESAKRAFEKKQRKQKELRAAAPVKPSKPETKTETSQKQQQASKNGDIKAKKKIVESDDDDDEEEDNDNDDNEFILSHKRRKG, encoded by the exons ATGGCCACAGAAATAAAAAACAGCACTGTGAAGCCCAAATCGAGTGCCCCAGATGGTTCTTCCAAGGGAAAAAAGGATTCTTCAGCTGTCAAGAAGAGAGTAGAATCTGCCTCGACAAAATCTGAG GTTAAATCCAAATCGACTTCGTCGTCTTCAGAGACAACAACGAAGACAACTATAAAAGTGAGACAGAAGAAAGTCTACACTCTTCACGGGCAGAAACATGATCCTCCCGAACAG AAAGAACCGCTGCGGGTTTTCTATGAATCATTGTCAAAACAGATTCCAACAAGCGAAATGGCTGAATTTTG GTTAATGGAACATGGTATGCTGTCTCCAGAAAGTGCTAAGAGAGCATTTGAGAAGAAGCAAAGGAAACAAAAGGAGCTACGGGCAGCAGCTCCAGTTAAGCCATCAAAGCCGGAAACTAAAACTGAAACTTCCCAGAAGCAACAACAGGCATCCAAGAATGGTGACATAAAagctaagaaaaaaattgtcgaaagtgatgatgatgatgatgaagaagaagataatgataatgatgataATGAATTCATCTTAAgtcataaaagaagaaaagggtag
- the LOC108324207 gene encoding TSL-kinase interacting protein 1 isoform X2: MMKKGRSQESKVAKASAKSNLKTGSIRVRNSPKRTNKLDLKARGCSEELLNDKENRHFVFKEPMSTCSELLNKNIFITENRGAIELHPGGMLTSSKIKLQLFPINEGTRIGLEKDGHNPYLELTLRGRKKISSILKHLGKKWGSSSIAEGELILFPYDVMETLSDCRRWTIYDSGTTASAVYAAVGSPAIFRLKYGWFYAHEPRSSGIPSTPTLDKPVVAGGASAKLEETLCGEQDMVEDNEPRVSSGLQQSSSPWLDSLSNISIGAFLSETSLFGGLDPKSFAGIQPCDVTSDSLDAFIAAKINNRPVSRLSAEDLRPSILDAEETCHAFPLQKLSSPTDVLTSRRKDYSVACSPDVDSNLLKLSNAEKVNDQDEPSPNPPSGKTQTDLLLSSRPYDDERSLGLTDINWNESMGPFDLGMPAQKLIGGDSVSIGGLVK; the protein is encoded by the exons ATGATGAAAAAGGGTAGGTCACAAGAAAGCAAAGTTGCGAAGGCTTCTGCAAAGTCCAATCTAAAGACAGGATCCATTCGAGTGAGAAATTCTCCTAAGAGAACAAATAAGTTGGACCTCAAAGCAAGAG GATGCAGTGAAGAGTTGTTGAATGATAAAGAGAATCGACATTTTGTGTTTAAGGAACCTATGAGTACGTGTTCAGAACTTCTgaacaaaaatatctttatcaCAGAAAATAGAGGGGCTATCGAACTTCATCCTGGAGGAATGCTCACTTCCTCAAAAATAAAGTTACAACTTTTCCCAATTAATGAAGGAACTCGCATAGGACTTGAAAAG gatGGGCATAATCCTTATTTGGAACTCACACTTCGAGGTCGAAAGAAAATATCTTCAATATTAAAACACCTTGGAAAGAAGTGGGGAAGTTCAAGTATAGCCGAAGGGGAGCTTATACTTTTCCCATATGATGTTATGGAAACTCTATCTGACTGCAGAAGATGGACCATTTATGACAGTGGTACAACTGCCTCTGCTGTTTATGCTGCTGTAGGAAGCCCTGCAATTTTTCGGTTGAA GTATGGCTGGTTCTATGCACATGAACCCAGATCTTCTGGTATACCTTCAACACCAACTCTCGATAAGCCTGTTGTAGCTGGAGGCGCCTCTGCTAAATTAGAGGAAACTTTATGTGGTGAACAGGACATGGTTGAG GATAATGAACCAAGAGTAAGTAGTGGTCTTCAACAGTCATCATCTCCATGGCTTGATAGTCTAAGCAATATAAGCATTGGGGCCTTCCTGTCTGAAACATCATTGTTTGGTGGGCTTGATCCAAAATCATTTGCTGGCATACAGCCGTGTGATGTAACTTCTGATTCATTGGATGCTTTTATTGCCGCCAAAATCAATAATCGTCCAGTTTCAAGACTATCCGCTGAAGACTTGCGCCCATCCATATTGGATGCTGAAGAAACATGTCATGCATTTCCTCTTCAGAAATTATCTTCCCCAACAGATGTGCTGACAAGTCGTAGAAAGGATTATTCAGTGGCATGCAGTCCGGATGTTGATTCAAACTTGTTAAAGTTGTCTAATGCAGAAAAG GTCAATGATCAAGATGAACCTTCACCAAATCCTCCATCTGGGAAGACTCAGACAGACTTGTTGCTTTCTTCACGCCCATATGACGATGAAAGAAGTCTTGGGTTAACAGACATCAACTGG AATGAATCTATGGGACCGTTTGATCTTGGCATGCCCGCTCAAAAGCTTATTGGCGGAGACAGTGTCAGCATTGGCGGATTAGTTAAATAG
- the LOC108324207 gene encoding TSL-kinase interacting protein 1 isoform X1 — MMKKGRSQESKVAKASAKSNLKTGSIRVRNSPKRTNKLDLKARGCSEELLNDKENRHFVFKEPMSTCSELLNKNIFITENRGAIELHPGGMLTSSKIKLQLFPINEGTRIGLEKDGHNPYLELTLRGRKKISSILKHLGKKWGSSSIAEGELILFPYDVMETLSDCRRWTIYDSGTTASAVYAAVGSPAIFRLKYGWFYAHEPRSSGIPSTPTLDKPVVAGGASAKLEETLCGEQDMVEVSKEYRETDVGIADNEPRVSSGLQQSSSPWLDSLSNISIGAFLSETSLFGGLDPKSFAGIQPCDVTSDSLDAFIAAKINNRPVSRLSAEDLRPSILDAEETCHAFPLQKLSSPTDVLTSRRKDYSVACSPDVDSNLLKLSNAEKVNDQDEPSPNPPSGKTQTDLLLSSRPYDDERSLGLTDINWNESMGPFDLGMPAQKLIGGDSVSIGGLVK; from the exons ATGATGAAAAAGGGTAGGTCACAAGAAAGCAAAGTTGCGAAGGCTTCTGCAAAGTCCAATCTAAAGACAGGATCCATTCGAGTGAGAAATTCTCCTAAGAGAACAAATAAGTTGGACCTCAAAGCAAGAG GATGCAGTGAAGAGTTGTTGAATGATAAAGAGAATCGACATTTTGTGTTTAAGGAACCTATGAGTACGTGTTCAGAACTTCTgaacaaaaatatctttatcaCAGAAAATAGAGGGGCTATCGAACTTCATCCTGGAGGAATGCTCACTTCCTCAAAAATAAAGTTACAACTTTTCCCAATTAATGAAGGAACTCGCATAGGACTTGAAAAG gatGGGCATAATCCTTATTTGGAACTCACACTTCGAGGTCGAAAGAAAATATCTTCAATATTAAAACACCTTGGAAAGAAGTGGGGAAGTTCAAGTATAGCCGAAGGGGAGCTTATACTTTTCCCATATGATGTTATGGAAACTCTATCTGACTGCAGAAGATGGACCATTTATGACAGTGGTACAACTGCCTCTGCTGTTTATGCTGCTGTAGGAAGCCCTGCAATTTTTCGGTTGAA GTATGGCTGGTTCTATGCACATGAACCCAGATCTTCTGGTATACCTTCAACACCAACTCTCGATAAGCCTGTTGTAGCTGGAGGCGCCTCTGCTAAATTAGAGGAAACTTTATGTGGTGAACAGGACATGGTTGAGGTGAGCAAAGAATACAGAGAAACTGATGTGGGCATTGCG GATAATGAACCAAGAGTAAGTAGTGGTCTTCAACAGTCATCATCTCCATGGCTTGATAGTCTAAGCAATATAAGCATTGGGGCCTTCCTGTCTGAAACATCATTGTTTGGTGGGCTTGATCCAAAATCATTTGCTGGCATACAGCCGTGTGATGTAACTTCTGATTCATTGGATGCTTTTATTGCCGCCAAAATCAATAATCGTCCAGTTTCAAGACTATCCGCTGAAGACTTGCGCCCATCCATATTGGATGCTGAAGAAACATGTCATGCATTTCCTCTTCAGAAATTATCTTCCCCAACAGATGTGCTGACAAGTCGTAGAAAGGATTATTCAGTGGCATGCAGTCCGGATGTTGATTCAAACTTGTTAAAGTTGTCTAATGCAGAAAAG GTCAATGATCAAGATGAACCTTCACCAAATCCTCCATCTGGGAAGACTCAGACAGACTTGTTGCTTTCTTCACGCCCATATGACGATGAAAGAAGTCTTGGGTTAACAGACATCAACTGG AATGAATCTATGGGACCGTTTGATCTTGGCATGCCCGCTCAAAAGCTTATTGGCGGAGACAGTGTCAGCATTGGCGGATTAGTTAAATAG
- the LOC108324207 gene encoding TSL-kinase interacting protein 1 isoform X4, giving the protein MMKKGRSQESKVAKASAKSNLKTGSIRVRNSPKRTNKLDLKARENRGAIELHPGGMLTSSKIKLQLFPINEGTRIGLEKDGHNPYLELTLRGRKKISSILKHLGKKWGSSSIAEGELILFPYDVMETLSDCRRWTIYDSGTTASAVYAAVGSPAIFRLKYGWFYAHEPRSSGIPSTPTLDKPVVAGGASAKLEETLCGEQDMVEVSKEYRETDVGIADNEPRVSSGLQQSSSPWLDSLSNISIGAFLSETSLFGGLDPKSFAGIQPCDVTSDSLDAFIAAKINNRPVSRLSAEDLRPSILDAEETCHAFPLQKLSSPTDVLTSRRKDYSVACSPDVDSNLLKLSNAEKVNDQDEPSPNPPSGKTQTDLLLSSRPYDDERSLGLTDINWNESMGPFDLGMPAQKLIGGDSVSIGGLVK; this is encoded by the exons ATGATGAAAAAGGGTAGGTCACAAGAAAGCAAAGTTGCGAAGGCTTCTGCAAAGTCCAATCTAAAGACAGGATCCATTCGAGTGAGAAATTCTCCTAAGAGAACAAATAAGTTGGACCTCAAAGCAAGAG AAAATAGAGGGGCTATCGAACTTCATCCTGGAGGAATGCTCACTTCCTCAAAAATAAAGTTACAACTTTTCCCAATTAATGAAGGAACTCGCATAGGACTTGAAAAG gatGGGCATAATCCTTATTTGGAACTCACACTTCGAGGTCGAAAGAAAATATCTTCAATATTAAAACACCTTGGAAAGAAGTGGGGAAGTTCAAGTATAGCCGAAGGGGAGCTTATACTTTTCCCATATGATGTTATGGAAACTCTATCTGACTGCAGAAGATGGACCATTTATGACAGTGGTACAACTGCCTCTGCTGTTTATGCTGCTGTAGGAAGCCCTGCAATTTTTCGGTTGAA GTATGGCTGGTTCTATGCACATGAACCCAGATCTTCTGGTATACCTTCAACACCAACTCTCGATAAGCCTGTTGTAGCTGGAGGCGCCTCTGCTAAATTAGAGGAAACTTTATGTGGTGAACAGGACATGGTTGAGGTGAGCAAAGAATACAGAGAAACTGATGTGGGCATTGCG GATAATGAACCAAGAGTAAGTAGTGGTCTTCAACAGTCATCATCTCCATGGCTTGATAGTCTAAGCAATATAAGCATTGGGGCCTTCCTGTCTGAAACATCATTGTTTGGTGGGCTTGATCCAAAATCATTTGCTGGCATACAGCCGTGTGATGTAACTTCTGATTCATTGGATGCTTTTATTGCCGCCAAAATCAATAATCGTCCAGTTTCAAGACTATCCGCTGAAGACTTGCGCCCATCCATATTGGATGCTGAAGAAACATGTCATGCATTTCCTCTTCAGAAATTATCTTCCCCAACAGATGTGCTGACAAGTCGTAGAAAGGATTATTCAGTGGCATGCAGTCCGGATGTTGATTCAAACTTGTTAAAGTTGTCTAATGCAGAAAAG GTCAATGATCAAGATGAACCTTCACCAAATCCTCCATCTGGGAAGACTCAGACAGACTTGTTGCTTTCTTCACGCCCATATGACGATGAAAGAAGTCTTGGGTTAACAGACATCAACTGG AATGAATCTATGGGACCGTTTGATCTTGGCATGCCCGCTCAAAAGCTTATTGGCGGAGACAGTGTCAGCATTGGCGGATTAGTTAAATAG
- the LOC108324207 gene encoding TSL-kinase interacting protein 1 isoform X3 codes for MMKKGRSQESKVAKASAKSNLKTGSIRVRNSPKRTNKLDLKARGCSEELLNDKENRHFVFKEPMSTCSELLNKNIFITENRGAIELHPGGMLTSSKIKLQLFPINEGTRIGLEKDGHNPYLELTLRGRKKISSILKHLGKKWGSSSIAEGELILFPYDVMETLSDCRRWTIYDSGTTASAVYAAVGSPAIFRLKYGWFYAHEPRSSGIPSTPTLDKPVVAGGASAKLEETLCGEQDMVEVSKEYRETDVGIADNEPRVSSGLQQSSSPWLDSLSNISIGAFLSETSLFGGLDPKSFAGIQPCDVTSDSLDAFIAAKINNRPVSRLSAEDLRPSILDAEETCHAFPLQKLSSPTDVLTSRRKDYSVACSPDVDSNLLKLSNAEKVNDQDEPSPNPPSGKTQTDLLLSSRPYDDERSLGLTDINWWLRRSPIILK; via the exons ATGATGAAAAAGGGTAGGTCACAAGAAAGCAAAGTTGCGAAGGCTTCTGCAAAGTCCAATCTAAAGACAGGATCCATTCGAGTGAGAAATTCTCCTAAGAGAACAAATAAGTTGGACCTCAAAGCAAGAG GATGCAGTGAAGAGTTGTTGAATGATAAAGAGAATCGACATTTTGTGTTTAAGGAACCTATGAGTACGTGTTCAGAACTTCTgaacaaaaatatctttatcaCAGAAAATAGAGGGGCTATCGAACTTCATCCTGGAGGAATGCTCACTTCCTCAAAAATAAAGTTACAACTTTTCCCAATTAATGAAGGAACTCGCATAGGACTTGAAAAG gatGGGCATAATCCTTATTTGGAACTCACACTTCGAGGTCGAAAGAAAATATCTTCAATATTAAAACACCTTGGAAAGAAGTGGGGAAGTTCAAGTATAGCCGAAGGGGAGCTTATACTTTTCCCATATGATGTTATGGAAACTCTATCTGACTGCAGAAGATGGACCATTTATGACAGTGGTACAACTGCCTCTGCTGTTTATGCTGCTGTAGGAAGCCCTGCAATTTTTCGGTTGAA GTATGGCTGGTTCTATGCACATGAACCCAGATCTTCTGGTATACCTTCAACACCAACTCTCGATAAGCCTGTTGTAGCTGGAGGCGCCTCTGCTAAATTAGAGGAAACTTTATGTGGTGAACAGGACATGGTTGAGGTGAGCAAAGAATACAGAGAAACTGATGTGGGCATTGCG GATAATGAACCAAGAGTAAGTAGTGGTCTTCAACAGTCATCATCTCCATGGCTTGATAGTCTAAGCAATATAAGCATTGGGGCCTTCCTGTCTGAAACATCATTGTTTGGTGGGCTTGATCCAAAATCATTTGCTGGCATACAGCCGTGTGATGTAACTTCTGATTCATTGGATGCTTTTATTGCCGCCAAAATCAATAATCGTCCAGTTTCAAGACTATCCGCTGAAGACTTGCGCCCATCCATATTGGATGCTGAAGAAACATGTCATGCATTTCCTCTTCAGAAATTATCTTCCCCAACAGATGTGCTGACAAGTCGTAGAAAGGATTATTCAGTGGCATGCAGTCCGGATGTTGATTCAAACTTGTTAAAGTTGTCTAATGCAGAAAAG GTCAATGATCAAGATGAACCTTCACCAAATCCTCCATCTGGGAAGACTCAGACAGACTTGTTGCTTTCTTCACGCCCATATGACGATGAAAGAAGTCTTGGGTTAACAGACATCAACTGG TGGCTTCGCCGCAGTCCTATAATTTTGAAGTAG
- the LOC108324207 gene encoding TSL-kinase interacting protein 1 isoform X5 encodes MSTCSELLNKNIFITENRGAIELHPGGMLTSSKIKLQLFPINEGTRIGLEKDGHNPYLELTLRGRKKISSILKHLGKKWGSSSIAEGELILFPYDVMETLSDCRRWTIYDSGTTASAVYAAVGSPAIFRLKYGWFYAHEPRSSGIPSTPTLDKPVVAGGASAKLEETLCGEQDMVEVSKEYRETDVGIADNEPRVSSGLQQSSSPWLDSLSNISIGAFLSETSLFGGLDPKSFAGIQPCDVTSDSLDAFIAAKINNRPVSRLSAEDLRPSILDAEETCHAFPLQKLSSPTDVLTSRRKDYSVACSPDVDSNLLKLSNAEKVNDQDEPSPNPPSGKTQTDLLLSSRPYDDERSLGLTDINWNESMGPFDLGMPAQKLIGGDSVSIGGLVK; translated from the exons ATGAGTACGTGTTCAGAACTTCTgaacaaaaatatctttatcaCAGAAAATAGAGGGGCTATCGAACTTCATCCTGGAGGAATGCTCACTTCCTCAAAAATAAAGTTACAACTTTTCCCAATTAATGAAGGAACTCGCATAGGACTTGAAAAG gatGGGCATAATCCTTATTTGGAACTCACACTTCGAGGTCGAAAGAAAATATCTTCAATATTAAAACACCTTGGAAAGAAGTGGGGAAGTTCAAGTATAGCCGAAGGGGAGCTTATACTTTTCCCATATGATGTTATGGAAACTCTATCTGACTGCAGAAGATGGACCATTTATGACAGTGGTACAACTGCCTCTGCTGTTTATGCTGCTGTAGGAAGCCCTGCAATTTTTCGGTTGAA GTATGGCTGGTTCTATGCACATGAACCCAGATCTTCTGGTATACCTTCAACACCAACTCTCGATAAGCCTGTTGTAGCTGGAGGCGCCTCTGCTAAATTAGAGGAAACTTTATGTGGTGAACAGGACATGGTTGAGGTGAGCAAAGAATACAGAGAAACTGATGTGGGCATTGCG GATAATGAACCAAGAGTAAGTAGTGGTCTTCAACAGTCATCATCTCCATGGCTTGATAGTCTAAGCAATATAAGCATTGGGGCCTTCCTGTCTGAAACATCATTGTTTGGTGGGCTTGATCCAAAATCATTTGCTGGCATACAGCCGTGTGATGTAACTTCTGATTCATTGGATGCTTTTATTGCCGCCAAAATCAATAATCGTCCAGTTTCAAGACTATCCGCTGAAGACTTGCGCCCATCCATATTGGATGCTGAAGAAACATGTCATGCATTTCCTCTTCAGAAATTATCTTCCCCAACAGATGTGCTGACAAGTCGTAGAAAGGATTATTCAGTGGCATGCAGTCCGGATGTTGATTCAAACTTGTTAAAGTTGTCTAATGCAGAAAAG GTCAATGATCAAGATGAACCTTCACCAAATCCTCCATCTGGGAAGACTCAGACAGACTTGTTGCTTTCTTCACGCCCATATGACGATGAAAGAAGTCTTGGGTTAACAGACATCAACTGG AATGAATCTATGGGACCGTTTGATCTTGGCATGCCCGCTCAAAAGCTTATTGGCGGAGACAGTGTCAGCATTGGCGGATTAGTTAAATAG
- the LOC108325606 gene encoding probable serine/threonine-protein kinase At1g54610: protein MVYCDLLLRGKQKYCSFSSSLDMGCVNSTYSPDGNAKRRFKRNKEDATKSLIHNHKKDHSSNRLKEKIERVVSNEKERDNSNSEAKGVARNDNKSDEVGENVPQRSQEKKNIGAHSEFVEGWPKWLVDNIPPNVLDSLVPKSVDSYEKLGKLGHGTYSNVYKARDKESGKIVALKKVRFDTSDPESIKFMAREIMILQKLDHPNVIKLKGLATSRMQYSLYLVFRYMHSDLTRIISRPTDKLTEEQIKCYMQQLLLGLQHCHERGVMHRDIKPSNLLVDKKGVLKIADFGLANSFAIKPEGPFTNRVVTLWYRAPELLLGSTDYGYEIDLWSAGCLLAEMFLGRPLMPGRTEVEQLHMIFKLCGTPSADYWMRRKLTTSLFPPLHYKANYDENFKHFPSSASALLTTLLHLDSHARATAASALQSQVS from the exons ATGGTATATTGTGATCTCTTGTTACGAGGGAAACAGAAATATTGCAGTTTCAGTTCATCGTTAGATATGGGATGCGTTAACTCCACATATTCTCCTGATGGGAACGCTAAGAGAAGGTTCAAACGAAACAAAGAAGATGCAACGAAATCACTGATCCACAACCACAAGAAAGACCATTCATCAAACAGGttgaaagaaaagatagaaagagtAGTGtcgaatgaaaaagaaagagataatAGTAATAGTGAGGCAAAGGGTGTTGCTAGAAACGATAACAAGAGTGATGAGGTTGGTGAGAATGTTCCTCAGAGATCTCAGGAAAAGAAGAATATTGGTGCACACTCTGAGTTTGTGGAGGGGTGGCCAAAATGGCTAGTTGATAATATCCCACCAAACGTGTTGGATAGCTTGGTTCCCAAGAGTGTTGATTCCTATGAAAAACTTGGAAAG TTGGGGCATGGAACATATAGCAATGTATACAAAGCCAGAGATAAGGAGAGTGGAAAGATTGTTGCTTTGAAGAAGGTAAGGTTTGACACATCAGACCCTGAAAGCATAAAGTTTATGGCAAGAGAGATAATGATTCTGCAGAAGCTGGATCATCCCAATGTCATCAAACTCAAAGGACTTGCAACATCAAGGATGCAATATAGTCTTTATCTTGTTTTTCGTTACATGCACTCTGATCTTACAAGAATCATCTCTCGTCCTACGGATAAACTCACTGAAGAACAG ATCAAGTGTTATATGCAGCAACTGCTTCTGGGGCTACAGCACTGTCATGAGAGAGGAGTTATGCATAGAGACATTAAACCTTCCAACTTGTTAGTAGATAAAAAAGGGGTGCTAAAAATTGCAGATTTTGGGCTAGCAAATTCTTTTGCTATAAAACCTGAAGGGCCTTTCACTAATCGAGTGGTGACACTTTGGTATAGAGCTCCTGAACTTCTTTTGGGTTCGACTGATTATGGATATGAAATTGATCTCTGGAGTGCAGGATGCTTGTTGGCTGAGATGTTCCTTGGAAGGCCACTTATGCCTGGGAGAACAGAG GTTGAACAACTTCACATGATCTTCAAACTTTGTGGTACACCTTCTGCGGATTATTGGATGAGAAGGAAGCTAACGACGAGCTTATTTCCACCACTACATTACAAAGCTAATTATGATGAAAACTTTAAGCATTTTCCTTCCTCTGCTTCTGCTCTCTTGACTACACTTCTTCATTTAGACTCTCATGCACGTGCCACAGCTGCTTCTGCTCTTCAAAGCCAAGTCAGTTAG
- the LOC108320901 gene encoding uncharacterized protein LOC108320901, whose product MNQSLNNNTSEQSRRDSESFKEKSVAQDMKGEEIGKSESNTWSVFMKERSMSMNASLSPVFLSSVRKSPKTEGHPNALKNIRNYALLQASIIDMIHRNEGNEIGPLRKSFSALDFRLPPDKLSSLYSQFRN is encoded by the exons ATGAACCAATCACTTAACAACAATACTTCTGAACAAAGCAGGAGAGACTCAGAATCATTCAAAGAG AAGAGTGTGGCACAAGACATGAAAGGTGAAGAAATTGGAAAAAGTGAAAGCAACACATGGTCAGTTTTTATGAAGGAGAGGAGTATGAGCATGAATGCATCTTTATCCCCAGTTTTTCTCTCAAGTGTGAGAAAATCCCCTAAAACAGAGGGCCATCCGAATGCTCTTAAGAACATAAGAAACTACGCACTCTTACAAGCCTCAATAATTGATATGATCCATCGCAATGAAGGCAATGAAATTGGTCCGTTGCGTAAGTCCTTTTCTGCGTTGGATTTTCGCCTTCCTCCAGACAAGCTATCAAGCCTCTACTCCCAGTTCAGAAATTGA